A single Sulfurimonas aquatica DNA region contains:
- a CDS encoding nickel-dependent hydrogenase large subunit, with amino-acid sequence MTTKKIVIDPITRIEGHLRVEVEVDEDNVIQDAFVSGQLFRGIEIILKDRDPRDAGLLAGRICGVCTNSHFRAAVTSVEDAYSLTLPKNAEIIRDLMAMALFIQDHVVHFYHLHSLDFVDVVSALNADAKLTSKEAHKYHKQPYRNSHSHYESVLEKLANFVKSGKLGPFANGYWGHSEYKLSSEQNLILLSHYLEALKFQTNISKAVAIFGGKTPHPQSIVVGGVTSVADMLNPQRLNDYIFIIKEAKEFIDRAYLPDMKLLAIAYRDDIKAGLGRANGNFISVGGYAFEDRKLFSDGVIYNHDFQNIEDFDESKITEEIDRAWYKDNPLDNEICYTDLNEDGSLKTAKNDDKYSWIKAPRYDGKVMETGPLARVLISYKKENGLIKPFVDEFLKDSDLELMDLSTAIGRNAARAIESSYICEYIFKLVSNLIQNIKYYDTDTWVKFDFDTLEKNVKGRAFFEVPRGILSHFVNIKEAKIENFSVIAPTTWNATPKNFDGVRGAYEEALVGLKLQDREAPLEVLRVIHSFDPCLACAVHVIDTNGVELSSHRVNTL; translated from the coding sequence ATGACCACTAAAAAAATTGTTATTGATCCCATTACAAGAATAGAGGGGCACCTTAGAGTTGAAGTAGAAGTAGATGAAGATAATGTAATTCAAGACGCCTTTGTAAGTGGACAGCTTTTTCGAGGAATAGAGATTATTCTTAAAGATAGAGACCCAAGAGATGCGGGACTTTTAGCTGGAAGAATCTGTGGCGTTTGTACCAACTCTCATTTTCGAGCAGCGGTTACGTCCGTTGAAGACGCATACAGTCTAACACTTCCTAAAAATGCTGAGATTATAAGAGACTTGATGGCCATGGCACTTTTTATTCAAGATCATGTAGTGCATTTTTATCATCTTCACTCTTTAGACTTTGTAGACGTTGTAAGCGCGTTAAACGCTGATGCAAAACTCACATCTAAAGAAGCTCATAAGTATCATAAACAGCCATATAGAAACTCCCACTCTCACTATGAATCTGTTTTAGAAAAACTTGCAAACTTTGTTAAATCAGGAAAGTTAGGACCGTTTGCAAATGGTTACTGGGGACACAGCGAGTATAAACTTAGCTCTGAGCAAAATCTTATACTCCTTTCTCACTATCTTGAAGCTCTGAAGTTCCAAACAAACATTAGCAAGGCCGTAGCTATCTTTGGCGGTAAAACGCCACACCCTCAAAGCATTGTAGTTGGTGGCGTTACAAGCGTAGCGGATATGCTAAATCCTCAAAGGCTTAATGATTATATATTTATCATTAAAGAGGCTAAAGAGTTTATAGATAGAGCTTATCTTCCAGACATGAAGTTACTGGCTATCGCATATCGCGATGATATAAAAGCCGGCCTTGGTCGAGCCAATGGTAACTTTATCTCTGTTGGTGGTTATGCGTTTGAAGATAGAAAACTATTTAGCGATGGCGTTATATACAATCACGATTTTCAAAACATTGAAGATTTTGACGAGAGTAAAATCACAGAAGAGATAGACCGTGCATGGTACAAAGACAATCCACTTGATAATGAGATTTGCTATACGGATTTAAATGAAGACGGCTCTTTAAAAACTGCAAAAAATGATGATAAATACTCCTGGATAAAAGCGCCTAGGTATGATGGTAAGGTTATGGAAACCGGCCCTTTAGCAAGAGTGCTCATTAGTTATAAAAAAGAAAATGGACTGATAAAACCCTTTGTGGATGAGTTTTTAAAAGATAGTGACCTGGAGTTAATGGACCTCTCGACAGCCATAGGAAGAAACGCGGCAAGAGCGATAGAGAGTAGTTATATATGCGAATACATTTTTAAATTAGTCTCAAACCTTATACAAAACATTAAGTATTACGATACTGATACTTGGGTGAAGTTTGATTTTGACACTTTAGAAAAAAATGTAAAAGGGAGAGCTTTTTTTGAAGTCCCACGTGGGATACTCTCTCATTTTGTAAATATAAAAGAGGCTAAAATAGAAAACTTCTCTGTCATCGCCCCTACAACGTGGAATGCTACTCCAAAGAACTTTGATGGCGTTAGAGGCGCTTATGAAGAGGCGTTAGTTGGTTTGAAACTCCAAGATAGAGAGGCACCCTTAGAGGTACTAAGAGTAATCCACTCTTTTGACCCTTGTCTGGCCTGTGCTGTACATGTTATAGATACAAACGGAGTAGAACTTAGCTCTCATAGGGTAAACACCCTCTAA